The following nucleotide sequence is from Nautilia sp. PV-1.
TTTTTGAATCTTTTTCATATCTGTTTCTGTTGTAAATTTTTTCTCTGTATTTTTTGTACGGGCTTTCTTCGTACTCATCTTTACTTGCCATTGCCGGTGTTACAGCTGCCGCCATTAATCCTAGCGCTCCGATTTTTAGTGCTTCTCTTCTTTTCATATTGATCCTTTGAGATAATTTTTATCTCATTTTAACATAAATAAGACAAAACTTCTCTTTTTTAATCAAGTATTACAAAAACTAATAGATAAGATAAGATAAAATACGGTATGGAGTATTTGTGAAAATCAACATAAGCTTTTGAGGAGTTAAGAAACCTGAGAGCTATTATATTTGCCAGTGACGCAATAATAAATCCGTTTCCGGCTACATTTACGCCGTAAGCTATCGCCTGATAATCGTGAGAAAATTTGCTTACGAAAATAGCGGCAGGAACGTTGCTCATAAACTGGCTTGCCGCGACACTAAGGTTAAAGACATTTAATGAATTTAGATTAATGGAGCTTATTATATTCTTTACAAAATCAATATTGCTGATAATGTTAAAATCAATAAACATAAGTATAAATGTAAAAATTAAAAAATAGTCGAATTTTAAAAAAACCTCTTTTTTTATTATTAAAAACCACATTATAACCGCCGGTATTAAAATTTTGACGAAATGCATTTCTAATGCAAAAATAAAAACAATAAAAAACACAATTGTCGTAAAAAATAAAAATTTATCGGGTTTAGGTGTTTTAATGTCGGTTATTTCCAAAGGTTTTTTCGGAAACACTGTTAATGTAAATAAAAAAAGCAAAACGGCGCTTATTACAAATACAGGGCTCATAATACGTAAAAAATCGTAAAAACCGACTCCCCATTCTCTGAATAAAAACAGGTTTTGGGGATTGCCTATAGGTGTAAGCAAAGACCCCACGTTTACTGCAATTGCTTCAAAAATAACCAGTTTTGTTATATCGTTTTTGATAATATGTTTTAACGATATGGTAATAGGAACTACTACAAAAAGAGTTATGTCGTTTGTAAGAAACATAGACAGAAACATACTCAGCATTACAAAAAACAATGCCAATGTTTTTTCGGTATGCAGGAAAGTTACGAATTTTGCCGAAATATAATCAAATATATTCGAAAGTTTCAAAGCCGTAGTTAATAAAAGCAGCACGCTTAATGCTCTTATGGTGCTCCAACCTATATAATCATATATATAATTTATTTCTTTTGGGTATACGGTTATAAAAATCAAAAACAAAAAAAGAAAAATAAAAAAAAGAAATTCTTTTTTTATTAGTTTCATTTGCCTAAAATTTTAACCTTTGAAACATCAACGTTGCAATCGTTTGGAATATTCTCTGGATTTAAAGCCAGGGCTTCGTTATCCATAATTACGATCTTATTGTCCAAAATGTGTTTAGCCACTTTTTTAGCACCGTCGAGTGAATGCATATAACAGCTTCCGCACTGGTAAACGTTTGCTTCCGGAATTGTATCCGTTTCAAGCACGTTTTGCATAGATTTTTTCCATGCATTTATTACTTCTTCATTTTCAGGTTCGCCTATGACGCTCATATAAAACCCTGTGCGGCATCCCATAGGCGATATATCGATTATTTCGTAATTTTGCAGATTGTCTCTCATATATCCCGCAAAAAGATGTTCAAGCGTATGCATGGCTCTTTCGTCGATAATTTCTTTGTTTGGTTTTGCAAATCTGACGTCATAAACCGTAATAATATCGCCGCTCGGCGTTTTTACGTGTTTGGCAATTCTTAGTCCCGGACTTGGCATTTTTACGTGGTCTACCAAAAAACTGTCTAACATCGGCATATTTACTCCTTGAATTTGGTGTGTTTGTTATTAGTATATTAGTATGTTAGTGATGGAAAATGGTTGTTAATAATATATGTTTCAACATCCAAATAACCAATATACCAGTAACTAATATACAAGTTAACTATTATGTTTGCAATTATACATTATTTTTGATAAAATTCCGTTTCTAGTTCTCACCTCTTTATTCCTTGGTAGGGTTGCACCGGATTTTGGTGTTAAAGAAGAGGGAGGCTAAACCCGAACCAAAAACAAAATAATTCAAGGAGAAACAATGCCGTGTAATGTAACAATGAAAGACCTTTTAGAGTGTGGTGTACACTTCGGTCACCAAAAGAGAAGATGGAACCCAAAAATGAAAAAATACATTTTTGGCGTAAGAAAAAACATTTATATTATCGACCTTCAAAAAACACTAAGACATATCAAATATGCATACAATGTAGTTAAAAACGCTGCAGAAGAAGGTAAAACTATTCTTTTCGTAGGTACTAAAAAACAGGCTGTTGACGCTATTAAAGAACATGCTGAGAGATGTGGTATGCCGTATGTAAACCACAGATGGCTAGGCGGTATGCTTACAAACTTCAAAACAATTCAAAAATCAATCAGAAAATTAGAAATTATTGAAAAAATGGAAGAAAGCGGACAAATCAATCTTTTAACTAAAAAAGAAAGATTAATCCTTGCCAGAAGAAAAGCAAAACTAGAAAAATTCATCGGCGGTATCAGACATATGAAAACTGTTCCTGATATGCTGTTTATCGTTGATACTGTAAAAGAAAAAATCGCAGTTGGTGAAGCTAACAAACTTGGTCTTCCAATCGTTGCGCCTGTAGATACAAACTGTGACCCTGATTTAATCGATGTTCCAATCCCAGGAAACGACGATGCGATCAGAAGTGTAAACCTTTTCTGTAAAACAATTGCTGATGCTATTATCGAAGGAAAAGAATTAGCGGCTAAAGAAGAAGAAGGTGAAGTAGAACCAATTTCTCAAGAAGAAATCGCTGAAGAAGTAAAAGAAATTAAAGAAGAAGCTAAAGCAGAAGAAAAAACTGAAGAAGAAATCAAAGCTGAAACTGAAGAAATCAAAGCTGAGGAGGCGTAATATGGCTAACATTACTGCAGCAATGGTAAAGGCGCTTAGAGAAAAAACAGGCGCCGGAATGATGGATTGTAAAAAAGCTCTTGTAGAAGCTGAAGGTAACGAAGAAAAAGCGGTTGAGATCCTAAGAAAAAAAGGTCTTGCTAAAGCTGCTAAAAAAGCTGACAGAAACGCTGCTGAAGGTAGAGTTGAAATTTATATTACTGATGATTACAAAAAAGGAAGTATCGCAGAAGTTAACTGTGAAACTGACTTCGTAGCGAAAACTGACGAATTTGTTGAATTTGTAGCTGAAACTGTTAAAACTGTAAATGTTAACGACATCGCTGATACTGAAGCTCTAAACAAAGCTCCGTTCGGTAACGGAACTTTTGAAGAAGAACTTAAAGTTAAAATCGCTAAAATCGGTGAAAACATCGTAGTTAGAAGAATCGGAACTATTAAAGCTCCTGAAAACGGAATCGTAAACGGATACATCCACGCCGGCGGAAAAGTTGGTGTGCTTGTAGCTGCTGCATGTGACAGCGAAAAAACTTGCGAAGCAATCAAAGATACTTTAAGAGATATCGCAATGCACATTGCTGCAATGAAACCTCAGTACCTAAATCCTGAAGCGGTACCGGCTGACGTTATCGAAAAAGAAAAAGAAATCGCAAAAGCTCAGCTTCTTAAAGAAGGTAAGCCTGAGCAGGTAATTGATAAAATTATCCCTGGTAAAATCAAAAGATTCTACAGCGACGTATGTGTTACAGAACAAGAATACGTAAAAGCTGAGAAAAAAGAAACTGTAGCAGAAGCTCTTAGCAAAGCTGCTAAAGCTGCTGGCGGAGAAGCTAAACTTGTTGACTTCATCAGATTTGAAGTTGGTGAAGGTTTGGTTAAAAACGCATGCAACATGGCGGATGAAGTAGCGGCGGCTCTTTCTTAATCCCCGCTTCTTTTTATTTTTAATTAATAGTGTCTGGCACTATACTTGAAGCGCAAAGTATATAATTTAATATTAAAATGTAGAATGTAAATGAAGAATGAAGAATTGAGAATTTAAGACGTGAAGTTGAGAATAAAAAATTGAAATATGGAATTGAGAATATAAGATGGGAATATAAATTCAGCAGTGATTAGTATATAAATTATTACTATTTTTTGTCAGACACTGTGTAGATCGATATTTTTAATATAAGAAAATGTGTGTTTTACATACCGGCTGTATTCCGGATTACGCTTGACATTATGAAAAATATAATTAAATTTTTTATCAACTATCAACTATTGACCATTGACTGATCCTAAGTTCATCATGTGACTAATAACAAATATACCAGTAACCAGTCCGCAATAATTAATAACAGCTTTGAACTTTTGCTATAATTCTCAAAAAAAGGCAGTTATGCTTAAAGCGGTTAATTTAACACATTCATTTGATTATTTATTGTTTGAAGATGTTAATATTCAAATCAAAAAAGGTGAAAAAGTCGCCATAGTCGGAAGCAGCGGCAGCGGAAAATCTACTTTTTTACATATACTTTCAACGTTTTTATCTCCTCAAAAAGGCGAAGTTTATATAAACGGCAAAAATATATACTCTTTAAAAGAAAAAGATTTAATACAAATAAGAAAAAAAGAGATTGGTATTATTTTTCAGTTTCATTATCTGTTTAATACTTTTACGGCATTGGAAAATCTGGAAGCTGCGGCTCTGATAAGCGGTGAGGATATTGATTTTGAATTACTGGAAAGACTGAATATTAAAGACGTTATACATCAAAACATTCAAACATTAAGCGGAGGACAGCAGCAAAGAGTCTCTATAGCAAGAGTGTTAACAAAAAAACCTAAAATTATTTTTGCTGACGAACCTACCGGAAATCTTGATAAAAAAAACGCATATGAGGTGATAGATGTATTAAAAGAGTACTGTGATAATCATAACGCGTCGCTTATTACCGTAACTCACGATATGGACGTTGCGGACAAATTTGATAAAGTATATGAACTGAAAGAAAAAAAACTGGTACTGTTAGATGGAGATTCTTAATTATTTAACGCCCGTAAATGTAGTTACGTATCTTTTACTGTTTGTAAGGCTTAGTTCTTTTTTGGCTTTTATACCGTTTTTTAATTATTCTGCTATTCCGATGAATGTTAAAGCCGCTTTTGCTTTTTGGCTCAGCATACTGCTTTATCCTCTTACTCCGAAATTTGCATACGATATAAACATTGCTACTATTACACTTAGTATATTAAACGAAATAGCTTTTGCTTTTTTCGTAGGAGCGGCTTTGCAGCTTATATTTGATGTTTTGAAATATGCGGGAGAGCAGATAAGCTTCGTTATGGGATTTACGCTTGCAAATGTTATAGATCCTAACGCAGGTACACAGACTACGATTATTTCTCAGTTTTTTACATGGGTTGCCATTTTGGTGTTTATAAGCTTCGGGGGTGACCATCTTGAAATTCTGTTTTTGAGTAAAACCCTTTCCATGCTGCCTTTCGGGGAGTTTTTCAGTTATCATAACGTATACGAATATTTTCTTATTTATATGGGTAAGTATTTTCTTCTGGGTGTAGCAATGGCGTTTCCGATTATAGCTATATCTCTTTTGGGAGATATAATATTCGGAATGATTATGAAAACAATGCCTCAGTTTAACCTGCTGGTAGTCGGGTTTCCTATAAAAATAACTATCTCTTTTATGGTGCTTATTGCAATTATTTCCTCATTAATGAGGCTGTTTTCAAACGAAATGCTTCAGGCCTTTGCCGCTGTTATGCATTTTATCGGCTGAGCCTGTATGATGTGGCTAAAATTTTCAGATGATGAAAAAACGAATCGAATTCTTTAATCAAATATTTGTCGGTGTCAATTATAATGTATTCGTAATTTTTATAAAAAGCGCTGTATGAATAATTTGCACTACCCGTTACTATATATTTATCATCAATAATGGAAAGTTTAACGTGCATTTTTGCTTTTTGGCCGTCTTTGTATTTTTTGCCTGAAAGCAGATAAACATGGAAATTTCTTAAAGTTGCAAGTCTCGGAATTACAGAATATTTATATTTTGATTCTTTTTTATCTGCGATAATTGTAATCTTTACGCCTTTTTTTGCTGCTATTTTTAATGCACGGGCAAGTTTTCTGTTTGTAAAAGTGTACATGGTGATTTTTATTTCTTTTTTTGCGTGTGTAAACAGGTAATACAGTCTGTTTTCGGCTCTTTTTCCGTCATGAGGCATAAAGTATACTTCCGATGCGAAAAGCAGCGAGGCAAACAGTAAAAATATAATTTTTTTCAAAATCCGTCCTTTTTTACTATAATTATAATAAAAAACGGGGTTGGCCATGAAAATTCTTCTAATTACTTCAAATGCGACTATAGAAAAACTTTTTGTTTTAAGTGCGGAAAAGAAAGGCGATGAGGTAAGTATTGGCACGGCGGACAATATTCCGGAAGGAAACTTTGAAGCTGTTTTTGTAGATAAAGACCAGTTTACTCAGGAACTGTTTGACAAGCTTATTGAAAATTATCCAAATGCTAAATTTGTACTTATTGTTGCGAAAAACGATGAAAAAATAGTCGGTTTTGACGAATATCTTACAAAACCTTTTTTGCCTACGGACTTAATGGAACTGCTGGAAAAACTTCCAAATATGACAAAGACTTCGCATACGGAAGAAAGCGGAGATATAGATATTGAAAGTTTTGAGGATTTGAAAGATCTTGATTTTGAAGATGATCTTGATACAGATTTAGACGGATTGGATGAACTTGATGATGATCTAAATATTGATTTGGAAGATGATTTCAGCCTGGACGGTGAAAACGAAGAAAGCGAAGTAGAACCTCTTGATGATATAATTACGGAAGAAAATGAGAAAACGGGAGATAAAGAGGAAAATCTTGATATTGATGATATGTTCGAAGATATAGAAAGCGAAGAAGATCTTAAAGATTTGGATGCAAAGGATGAATTTACAGCCGGTGATGAAGAAGATTTTGAAATCAGTGAAGAAGAACTAGAAGGCGAAGCTCCGGATGATGATATAGAAGAAAGTTTTGAAATAGACGAAACAGAACTTGCCGAGGAAGAGCCTGAAGAATTAAAAGAACTTTCTGAAGAGACCCAGGAGCTTGATGATGAACTAAACGAAGATATTTTAAGCGAAGAAAATGAACTGGCGGAAGAAAATAATATAGAAGAACATAATGAGCTTGATATTGACGAACTTGCAGAAGAAATGAAATCAGAAAGTGAACAGGAACAGACACAAGAAGACGAATTACAAGAAGAAAATGAAGAAAGTGAAGAAAGTGAAGAAAAACCGGAAGAAATTTTAGATACGGTTCAAGAAAATAAAGAAGTTCCTGATGAGCAGAATGAAGAATTTGATTTAGACGAACTTGTAGAAGAAAATGTAAATATTAACGAGCCTCAAACAGAAGAACCGGAAGAAGAGGCTGAATCATTGGAGGATATTACGGAATTAAGCTCTGATGAAGAAAA
It contains:
- a CDS encoding SLC13 family permease; its protein translation is MKLIKKEFLFFIFLFLFLIFITVYPKEINYIYDYIGWSTIRALSVLLLLTTALKLSNIFDYISAKFVTFLHTEKTLALFFVMLSMFLSMFLTNDITLFVVVPITISLKHIIKNDITKLVIFEAIAVNVGSLLTPIGNPQNLFLFREWGVGFYDFLRIMSPVFVISAVLLFLFTLTVFPKKPLEITDIKTPKPDKFLFFTTIVFFIVFIFALEMHFVKILIPAVIMWFLIIKKEVFLKFDYFLIFTFILMFIDFNIISNIDFVKNIISSINLNSLNVFNLSVAASQFMSNVPAAIFVSKFSHDYQAIAYGVNVAGNGFIIASLANIIALRFLNSSKAYVDFHKYSIPYFILSYLLVFVILD
- the luxS gene encoding S-ribosylhomocysteine lyase, with translation MPMLDSFLVDHVKMPSPGLRIAKHVKTPSGDIITVYDVRFAKPNKEIIDERAMHTLEHLFAGYMRDNLQNYEIIDISPMGCRTGFYMSVIGEPENEEVINAWKKSMQNVLETDTIPEANVYQCGSCYMHSLDGAKKVAKHILDNKIVIMDNEALALNPENIPNDCNVDVSKVKILGK
- the rpsB gene encoding 30S ribosomal protein S2, translated to MPCNVTMKDLLECGVHFGHQKRRWNPKMKKYIFGVRKNIYIIDLQKTLRHIKYAYNVVKNAAEEGKTILFVGTKKQAVDAIKEHAERCGMPYVNHRWLGGMLTNFKTIQKSIRKLEIIEKMEESGQINLLTKKERLILARRKAKLEKFIGGIRHMKTVPDMLFIVDTVKEKIAVGEANKLGLPIVAPVDTNCDPDLIDVPIPGNDDAIRSVNLFCKTIADAIIEGKELAAKEEEGEVEPISQEEIAEEVKEIKEEAKAEEKTEEEIKAETEEIKAEEA
- the tsf gene encoding translation elongation factor Ts, translating into MANITAAMVKALREKTGAGMMDCKKALVEAEGNEEKAVEILRKKGLAKAAKKADRNAAEGRVEIYITDDYKKGSIAEVNCETDFVAKTDEFVEFVAETVKTVNVNDIADTEALNKAPFGNGTFEEELKVKIAKIGENIVVRRIGTIKAPENGIVNGYIHAGGKVGVLVAAACDSEKTCEAIKDTLRDIAMHIAAMKPQYLNPEAVPADVIEKEKEIAKAQLLKEGKPEQVIDKIIPGKIKRFYSDVCVTEQEYVKAEKKETVAEALSKAAKAAGGEAKLVDFIRFEVGEGLVKNACNMADEVAAALS
- a CDS encoding ABC transporter ATP-binding protein, encoding MLKAVNLTHSFDYLLFEDVNIQIKKGEKVAIVGSSGSGKSTFLHILSTFLSPQKGEVYINGKNIYSLKEKDLIQIRKKEIGIIFQFHYLFNTFTALENLEAAALISGEDIDFELLERLNIKDVIHQNIQTLSGGQQQRVSIARVLTKKPKIIFADEPTGNLDKKNAYEVIDVLKEYCDNHNASLITVTHDMDVADKFDKVYELKEKKLVLLDGDS
- the fliR gene encoding flagellar biosynthetic protein FliR produces the protein MEILNYLTPVNVVTYLLLFVRLSSFLAFIPFFNYSAIPMNVKAAFAFWLSILLYPLTPKFAYDINIATITLSILNEIAFAFFVGAALQLIFDVLKYAGEQISFVMGFTLANVIDPNAGTQTTIISQFFTWVAILVFISFGGDHLEILFLSKTLSMLPFGEFFSYHNVYEYFLIYMGKYFLLGVAMAFPIIAISLLGDIIFGMIMKTMPQFNLLVVGFPIKITISFMVLIAIISSLMRLFSNEMLQAFAAVMHFIG
- a CDS encoding phospholipase D-like domain-containing protein encodes the protein MKKIIFLLFASLLFASEVYFMPHDGKRAENRLYYLFTHAKKEIKITMYTFTNRKLARALKIAAKKGVKITIIADKKESKYKYSVIPRLATLRNFHVYLLSGKKYKDGQKAKMHVKLSIIDDKYIVTGSANYSYSAFYKNYEYIIIDTDKYLIKEFDSFFHHLKILATSYRLSR